One segment of Podarcis muralis chromosome 17, rPodMur119.hap1.1, whole genome shotgun sequence DNA contains the following:
- the LOC144326007 gene encoding taste receptor type 2 member 8-like: protein MPTSYEFFGFILLVIETLIGMVANGFIAIVNFIDWHRSRKLSPADMILSCLGLFRFAFHAVLIQSAIVNLYFMDAVRLTDVILAGYSSWTFVTTTDLWFATWLSVLYCVKIANFSHPLFLQMKRRFPGLVPWLLLGTVGFSAITTTVAILGSSKMTKCNLFESFPSNNSDSRIKMSNDCWYVALLYTAPNFFPFMIFLSSSILLLTSLWRHKNLLQSSARDASTEVHLNAIKALASFLILYVSSFLMEILSTLFYWIGITDAWALILILNVIASYSSGHAVILIFMNPRLKQKSIRILHQLKC, encoded by the coding sequence ATGCCAACCTCATATGAATTTTTTGGCTTCATTCTTCTTGTTATTGAAACCCTCATAGGAATGGTGGCAAATGGATTTATCGCTATCGTTAACTTCATTGACTGGCATAGAAGCAGAAAACTGTCCCCAGCTGACATGATCCTGAGCTGTCTTGGCTTGTTCAGATTTGCATTTCATGCAGTTTTGATACAGTCGGCAATAGTCAACCTCTATTTCATGGATGCTGTTCGATTAACGGACGTAATATTGGCAGGCTACAGCAGCTGGACATTTGTTACTACTACTGACCTTTGGTTTGCCACTTGGCTCAGTGTCTTGTACTGTGTAAAAATTGCTAACTTCTCCCACCCTCTCTTCCTGCAAATGAAGCGGAGATTCCCTGGGCTGGTGCCTTGGCTGCTTCTGGGGACTGTGGGCTTCTCTGCAATCACCACCACTGTGGCAATACTAGGCAGTAGCAAAATGACTAAATGTAATCTATTTGAATCATTCCCAAGCAATAACAGTGACTCGAGAATTAAAATGTCTAACGACTGTTGGTATGTTGCCCTTCTATATACCGCTCCAAATTTCTTTCCCTTCATGATATTTTTGTCCTCGTCCATCTTATTACTAACTTCTCTGTGGAGACACAAAAACCTTCTACAAAGCAGTGCTAGGGATGCCAGCACAGAGGTTCACCTGAATGCCATCAAAGCCCTGGCTTCTTTCCTCATTCTCTATGTATCTAGCTTTCTCATGGAAATTTTGAGCACACTCTTCTACTGGATAGGCATTACAGATGCTTGGGCACTCATACTTATTTTAAATGTGATAGCTTCATATTCCTCTGGCCATGCTGTTATCCTGATCTTCATGAATCCCAGACTGAAACAGAAATCAATAAGGATACTCCATCAACTAAAATGTTGA